A window of the Streptomyces sp. Ag109_O5-10 genome harbors these coding sequences:
- a CDS encoding M6 family metalloprotease domain-containing protein — protein MHRRTSPRRRRPSSRRSAPARGRGTHPGRRIRPRRAVCLAAVAALILAVGTSAGTGHLMTAPAPAGPGPIALARNSVYGPCMISGGHEIQMTEGVPTPAGYSRSTGTVHALTLMVDFPDAPGQGSALDRYHEFFPQTQEWFRTASYGKLDYRPAAPIDHWLRMPKAFGDYGIERGAPFDPGYRQLVQDIVAAADPDVDFRSYDLLNVLVTPNAGPSALDTVLSVTFAGNGDAPVADGTPVANASFVYSRQDDGSGSYARTGYRVLPHENGHVFGLPDLYTQEGGGAVGHWDIMSEDWGSDNDLLAWHKWKLGWLDPDQVSCSAAQGGTEYTLTPLSRPGGRKLVFVPVDARTGYALEVRTKGGNDEEVCRPGVLIYKVDANVDTGRGPIKVYDAHRDSGGCTRSPNVQAELSDAPFGPGESFKDPAHKIEVQVTGVDGEGNYQVRVERG, from the coding sequence ATGCACCGCCGTACCTCGCCGCGCCGTCGCAGGCCGTCGTCCCGTCGCTCCGCCCCCGCCCGCGGCCGCGGGACCCATCCGGGCCGCCGCATACGCCCCCGCCGTGCGGTCTGCCTCGCCGCCGTGGCCGCGCTGATCCTCGCGGTCGGCACCTCGGCGGGCACCGGGCACCTCATGACGGCCCCCGCCCCGGCCGGCCCCGGCCCGATCGCGCTGGCCCGGAACTCCGTCTACGGCCCCTGCATGATCAGCGGCGGCCACGAGATCCAGATGACCGAGGGCGTCCCCACCCCCGCCGGCTACTCCCGCTCCACCGGCACCGTGCACGCCCTCACCCTGATGGTCGACTTCCCCGACGCGCCCGGCCAGGGCAGCGCGCTCGACCGCTACCACGAGTTCTTCCCGCAGACCCAGGAGTGGTTCCGCACCGCCTCCTACGGCAAGCTCGACTACCGGCCCGCCGCCCCGATCGACCACTGGCTGCGGATGCCGAAGGCGTTCGGCGACTACGGCATAGAGCGCGGCGCGCCCTTCGACCCCGGCTACCGGCAGCTGGTCCAGGACATCGTGGCCGCCGCGGACCCGGACGTGGACTTCCGGTCGTACGACCTCCTGAACGTCCTGGTCACCCCGAACGCCGGCCCGTCGGCCCTGGACACCGTGCTGTCCGTGACGTTCGCCGGCAACGGCGACGCCCCGGTCGCCGACGGCACGCCGGTCGCCAACGCCTCGTTCGTCTACTCCCGCCAGGACGACGGCTCCGGTTCCTACGCCCGCACCGGCTACCGGGTCCTCCCCCACGAGAACGGCCACGTCTTCGGGCTGCCCGACCTCTACACCCAGGAGGGCGGGGGCGCGGTCGGGCACTGGGACATCATGAGCGAGGACTGGGGCTCCGACAACGACCTCCTCGCCTGGCACAAGTGGAAGCTGGGCTGGCTCGACCCCGACCAGGTCAGCTGCTCGGCGGCCCAGGGCGGCACCGAGTACACGCTGACCCCCCTCTCCCGCCCCGGCGGCCGGAAACTGGTCTTCGTCCCCGTCGACGCCCGCACCGGCTACGCCCTGGAGGTGCGCACGAAGGGCGGCAACGACGAGGAGGTCTGCCGCCCCGGTGTCCTCATCTACAAGGTCGACGCGAACGTCGACACGGGCCGCGGACCGATCAAGGTGTACGACGCCCACCGCGACAGCGGCGGCTGCACCCGCAGCCCCAACGTCCAGGCGGAACTCTCCGACGCCCCGTTCGGGCCGGGCGAGAGCTTCAAGGACCCCGCGCACAAGATCGAGGTGCAGGTGACGGGGGTGGACGGGGAGGGCAACTACCAGGTGCGGGTGGAGCGGGGGTAG
- a CDS encoding TetR/AcrR family transcriptional regulator, with the protein MQTATALPAVRKAPRPRADALRNRERIVTAAREMFTEYGPDVPLDDIARRAGVGNATVYRNFPDRDALVREVVCSVMDRTSEAAELALAETGDAFGALERFVHISADERVSALCPMVSSTFDKNHPDLEAARRRCEQLIGQLMDRAKAAGQLRPDVGVGDVMIAVAQLSRPPFGTDCLVGDRFVHRHLQLFLDGLRAPARSPLPGTAVTVEDLRQA; encoded by the coding sequence GTGCAGACCGCGACCGCCCTCCCCGCCGTGCGCAAGGCACCCCGGCCCCGCGCCGACGCCCTGCGCAACCGGGAGCGGATCGTCACCGCCGCCCGCGAGATGTTCACCGAGTACGGCCCCGACGTGCCGCTCGACGACATCGCCCGCCGGGCCGGCGTCGGCAACGCCACGGTGTACCGCAACTTCCCCGACCGCGACGCGCTCGTCCGTGAGGTCGTCTGCTCCGTGATGGACCGGACGTCGGAGGCGGCCGAGCTGGCGCTCGCGGAGACCGGGGACGCCTTCGGGGCGCTGGAGCGCTTCGTGCACATCTCCGCCGACGAGCGGGTCAGCGCGCTGTGCCCGATGGTCTCCAGCACCTTCGACAAGAACCACCCCGACCTGGAAGCGGCGCGGCGGCGGTGCGAGCAGCTCATCGGGCAGCTCATGGACCGCGCCAAGGCGGCCGGACAGCTCCGTCCGGACGTGGGAGTCGGCGATGTGATGATCGCCGTGGCTCAGCTCAGCCGGCCCCCGTTCGGTACCGACTGCCTGGTCGGCGACCGCTTCGTCCACCGTCATCTGCAGCTGTTCCTGGACGGGTTGCGGGCACCGGCCCGCTCCCCCCTGCCGGGCACGGCCGTGACCGTGGAGGACCTGCGCCAGGCCTGA
- a CDS encoding MFS transporter has protein sequence MSETAAKAPGAPAPSGDANRWKALVFIALAQLMVVLDATIVNIALPSAQADLGISDGNRQWVVTAYALAFGGLLLFGGRIADLWGRKRAFVIGLTGFAAASALGGAATSGAMMFGARALQGVFGAMLAPAALSLLAVMFTDAKERAKAFGIYGAIAGGGGAVGFILGGVLTEYLDWRWTFFVNIPFAVVAALGAYFVIREPEGGRNRNPLDIPGVLLSTLGLVSLVYGFTRAESDGWGDATTVGLFVASAVLLIAFVVTEMRVKAPLLPLRVVLDRNRGGIYLSLGVAIIAMFGTFLFLTYYLQVIKGFSPIKTGFAFLPMIAGMMVGSTQIGTRLMTRVPARALMGPGFLVAAAGMLVMTQIEIGSSYASTILPAMVLLGLGMGTAFMPAMSLATLGVEPRDAGVASAMVNTSQQVGGAIGTALLNTIAASATTSYIKDHIVTATSKSQQQLVQMEGAVHGYAHAIWVAVGMLVLASVIVVSLVNAGKPEATPVASGDGAEDEVAVPVIAH, from the coding sequence ATGTCTGAAACAGCCGCAAAGGCTCCCGGCGCACCGGCACCGTCCGGTGATGCCAACCGCTGGAAAGCGCTCGTCTTCATCGCGCTCGCCCAGCTGATGGTCGTCCTCGACGCGACCATCGTGAACATCGCGCTGCCCTCCGCCCAGGCCGACCTGGGCATCTCCGACGGCAACCGGCAGTGGGTCGTCACGGCCTACGCCCTCGCCTTCGGCGGTCTCCTCCTGTTCGGCGGCCGCATCGCCGACCTGTGGGGCCGCAAGCGGGCCTTCGTCATAGGCCTGACCGGCTTCGCCGCCGCCTCCGCGCTCGGCGGCGCCGCGACCAGCGGCGCGATGATGTTCGGCGCCCGTGCCCTGCAGGGCGTCTTCGGCGCCATGCTCGCCCCGGCCGCGCTCTCCCTGCTCGCCGTGATGTTCACGGACGCCAAGGAGCGCGCCAAGGCGTTCGGCATCTACGGTGCGATCGCCGGTGGCGGCGGCGCCGTCGGCTTCATCCTCGGCGGTGTGCTCACCGAGTACCTGGACTGGCGCTGGACGTTCTTCGTCAACATCCCGTTCGCCGTGGTCGCCGCGCTCGGCGCGTACTTCGTCATCCGTGAGCCGGAGGGCGGCCGCAACCGCAACCCGCTCGACATCCCCGGCGTGCTCCTGTCCACCCTGGGCCTGGTCTCGCTGGTGTACGGCTTCACCCGCGCCGAGTCCGACGGCTGGGGCGACGCCACCACCGTCGGCCTGTTCGTCGCCTCCGCGGTGCTGCTGATCGCGTTCGTCGTCACCGAGATGCGGGTCAAGGCCCCGCTGCTGCCGCTGCGCGTCGTCCTCGACCGCAACCGCGGCGGTATCTACCTCTCCCTCGGTGTCGCGATCATCGCGATGTTCGGCACCTTCCTCTTCCTGACCTACTACCTGCAGGTCATCAAGGGCTTCTCGCCGATCAAGACCGGCTTCGCCTTCCTGCCGATGATCGCGGGCATGATGGTCGGCTCCACGCAGATCGGCACCCGTCTGATGACCCGGGTCCCGGCCCGGGCGCTGATGGGCCCCGGCTTCCTGGTCGCCGCGGCCGGCATGCTGGTCATGACCCAGATCGAGATCGGCTCGTCGTACGCCTCGACGATCCTGCCCGCGATGGTGCTGCTCGGTCTCGGCATGGGTACGGCGTTCATGCCGGCCATGTCCCTGGCCACGCTGGGCGTCGAGCCCCGGGACGCCGGTGTCGCCTCCGCGATGGTCAACACCTCGCAGCAGGTCGGCGGCGCCATCGGCACGGCCCTGCTGAACACGATCGCCGCGTCCGCGACGACGTCGTACATCAAGGACCACATCGTGACCGCCACCTCCAAGTCCCAGCAGCAGCTGGTCCAGATGGAGGGCGCGGTGCACGGCTACGCCCACGCGATCTGGGTCGCCGTCGGCATGCTGGTGCTGGCCTCGGTGATCGTGGTCAGCCTCGTCAACGCCGGCAAGCCGGAAGCCACGCCGGTGGCCTCCGGGGACGGCGCCGAGGACGAGGTGGCGGTCCCGGTGATCGCCCACTGA
- a CDS encoding MarR family winged helix-turn-helix transcriptional regulator, translated as MTTASGSATTQSRWLSDHEQHVWRSYLHATTLLEDHLDRQLQRDAGMPHIYYGLLVALAEAPGSRLRMTELAMNAKITRSRLSHAVARLEKNGWVRREDCPSDKRGQFAVLTDEGTEVLRRTAPGHVAAVRQALFERLTPEQQQALGAIMQIVAEGLQPDEAGADLPWLR; from the coding sequence ATGACTACGGCATCCGGATCCGCCACCACGCAGAGCCGCTGGCTCAGCGACCACGAACAGCACGTCTGGCGCTCGTACCTGCACGCCACGACCCTGCTGGAGGACCATCTGGACCGTCAGCTCCAGCGTGACGCGGGGATGCCGCACATCTACTACGGCCTGCTCGTCGCGCTCGCCGAGGCACCCGGAAGCCGGCTGCGGATGACTGAGCTGGCGATGAACGCCAAGATCACCCGGTCCCGGCTCTCGCACGCCGTCGCCCGCCTGGAGAAGAACGGCTGGGTACGGCGGGAGGACTGCCCCTCCGACAAGCGGGGCCAGTTCGCCGTCCTGACCGACGAGGGCACCGAGGTGCTGCGGCGCACCGCGCCGGGCCACGTGGCCGCCGTACGGCAGGCGCTGTTCGAGCGGCTGACGCCGGAACAGCAGCAGGCCCTCGGCGCGATCATGCAGATCGTCGCCGAGGGCCTGCAGCCCGACGAAGCGGGCGCCGACCTGCCCTGGCTCCGCTGA
- a CDS encoding dioxygenase, protein MSAAAAPERMPALYLSHGAPPLADDPVWPGELAAWSAGLPRPKAILMVSAHWEEAPLALGAVRTVPLVYDFWGFPEHYYQVRYAAPGAPELAESVRKLLRAPGTPVQDIPDRGLDHGAYVPLVEMFPAADIPVLQISMPTLDPVRLMEIGRRLAPLRDEGVLIVGSGFFTHNLAALRHLGSGVPTWSSDFDDWGHRALENRDWDALLDFLDKAPAGRYAHPRTEHFAPLFVTMGAAEAGGELDAQKSVIDGFWMGMAKRSVQFG, encoded by the coding sequence ATGTCCGCCGCCGCCGCACCGGAGCGCATGCCCGCCCTCTACCTGAGCCACGGCGCGCCGCCGCTCGCCGACGACCCCGTCTGGCCCGGCGAGCTCGCCGCCTGGAGTGCCGGCCTCCCCCGCCCCAAGGCGATCCTGATGGTCTCCGCCCACTGGGAGGAGGCCCCCCTCGCCCTCGGTGCCGTGCGGACCGTCCCACTCGTCTACGACTTCTGGGGCTTCCCGGAGCACTACTACCAGGTGCGGTACGCGGCCCCCGGCGCCCCCGAACTGGCCGAGTCCGTGCGCAAGCTGCTGCGCGCCCCCGGTACCCCCGTCCAGGACATCCCGGACCGCGGTCTCGACCACGGTGCCTACGTGCCCCTGGTGGAGATGTTCCCGGCCGCGGACATCCCGGTCCTGCAGATCTCCATGCCCACCCTCGACCCGGTCCGCCTGATGGAGATCGGCCGCCGGCTCGCCCCGCTGCGCGACGAGGGCGTGCTGATCGTCGGCTCCGGCTTCTTCACCCACAACCTGGCCGCCCTGCGTCACCTCGGCAGCGGCGTGCCGACCTGGTCCTCCGACTTTGACGACTGGGGGCACCGGGCCCTGGAGAACCGCGACTGGGACGCCCTGCTCGACTTCCTCGACAAGGCCCCGGCGGGCCGCTACGCCCACCCGCGCACCGAGCACTTCGCCCCGCTCTTCGTCACCATGGGCGCGGCGGAGGCGGGCGGCGAGCTGGACGCGCAGAAGTCGGTGATCGACGGGTTCTGGATGGGAATGGCGAAGCGGTCCGTGCAGTTCGGATGA
- a CDS encoding GNAT family N-acetyltransferase, which produces MSSERTEVQVRPGAEGDLVALTEIYNHYVRETSITFDTVAFTPEERRPWLLSHPEDGPYRLMVATSADSQEILGYATSSPYRAKPAYATSVETTVYVAPDGGRRGIGTLLYTALFEALAGEDLHRAYAGIAQPNEASTRLHERFGFRHVGTYREVGRKFGRYWDVAWYERPL; this is translated from the coding sequence GTGTCGTCGGAACGTACAGAGGTGCAGGTCAGACCAGGAGCCGAGGGGGACCTCGTAGCCCTCACGGAGATCTACAATCACTACGTTCGTGAGACGTCCATCACATTCGACACGGTGGCCTTCACGCCGGAAGAGCGTCGTCCGTGGCTGCTCTCCCACCCGGAAGACGGCCCGTACCGCCTGATGGTTGCCACGTCGGCGGACTCACAGGAGATTCTCGGGTACGCCACGTCCAGCCCCTACCGAGCGAAACCGGCCTACGCGACGTCCGTGGAGACCACCGTGTACGTCGCCCCGGACGGCGGCCGGCGTGGCATCGGCACGCTGCTCTACACGGCCCTCTTCGAGGCCCTCGCGGGCGAGGACCTGCACCGCGCCTACGCGGGCATCGCGCAGCCGAACGAGGCGTCCACCCGGCTGCACGAGCGCTTCGGCTTCCGGCACGTCGGCACGTACCGCGAGGTGGGCCGCAAGTTCGGCCGCTACTGGGACGTGGCCTGGTACGAGCGCCCGCTGTAG
- a CDS encoding RNA polymerase sigma factor RpoD/SigA translates to MATRAVARRQSASGETADSASSVRAHGVRGHGGEIADRDLVGMYLDEIARTPLLDAAKEVELSQTIEAGVFAQQVLDGEEESASDATREELEALVAAGERAKDVFIRSNLRLVVAVARRYPRSGLPLLDLIQEGNAGLVRAVEKFDYRKGFKFSTYATWWIRQAITRSIADQSRTIRLPVHLVEELGRIRRVQREFNREHGRDPEPAEIATELGSTPERVIDVLDWARDPVSLNMAVDDAGETQFGDLLEDTSAVSPEQSVLTLLRSEELDDLIGRLDQRTASIIKMRYGIEDGRERTLTEVGKEHGLTRERIRQIEKHALLELKKLARSTGFEPAA, encoded by the coding sequence ATGGCAACCCGTGCCGTCGCCCGTCGTCAGTCCGCCTCCGGCGAGACGGCCGACTCGGCAAGCAGTGTTCGCGCCCATGGCGTTCGCGGCCATGGCGGCGAGATCGCCGACCGCGATCTGGTCGGCATGTACCTCGACGAGATCGCGCGCACACCGCTCCTCGACGCCGCCAAGGAAGTCGAGCTGTCCCAGACCATTGAGGCGGGTGTGTTCGCGCAGCAGGTCCTCGACGGCGAGGAGGAGTCCGCGTCCGACGCCACCCGCGAGGAACTGGAGGCGCTCGTCGCCGCCGGCGAGCGGGCGAAGGACGTCTTCATCCGCTCCAACCTCCGCCTGGTCGTGGCCGTCGCCCGGCGCTACCCGCGCAGCGGCCTGCCCCTGCTCGACCTGATCCAGGAGGGCAACGCGGGGCTGGTGCGCGCGGTCGAGAAGTTCGACTACCGCAAGGGCTTCAAGTTCTCGACGTACGCCACCTGGTGGATCCGCCAGGCGATCACCCGCTCCATCGCCGACCAGTCCCGGACCATCCGGCTCCCCGTCCACCTGGTGGAGGAGCTCGGCCGGATCCGCCGCGTCCAGCGCGAGTTCAACCGGGAGCACGGCCGCGACCCGGAGCCCGCCGAGATCGCCACCGAGCTCGGCTCCACCCCGGAGCGCGTCATCGACGTCCTCGACTGGGCCCGTGACCCGGTGTCGCTGAACATGGCGGTGGACGACGCGGGCGAGACCCAGTTCGGCGACCTCCTGGAGGACACGTCGGCGGTCAGCCCCGAGCAGTCCGTCCTGACCCTCCTGCGCAGCGAGGAACTGGACGACCTGATCGGCCGCCTGGACCAGCGCACGGCCTCGATCATCAAGATGCGGTACGGCATCGAGGACGGCCGCGAGCGCACGCTGACCGAGGTCGGCAAGGAGCACGGCCTGACCCGTGAGCGCATCCGCCAGATCGAGAAGCACGCGCTGCTCGAGCTGAAGAAGCTGGCCCGCTCCACCGGGTTCGAGCCGGCGGCGTAA
- a CDS encoding TetR/AcrR family transcriptional regulator, whose product MQDPAHLSLTERRKAETRMEIARAAAGLFVRRGLRATRAEDIAQAAGIAPRTFYRYFATKEESVAPLYAAGARRWAEAVRSAPASLSVPEALEHAVRHTLTPGAGVSAASWEWVRTLIHLADASPALRKVWADVCQSCDQLLTSILAERTGASGEAAAPPARLRFAAAVAGAAVRVAVESWAAGTAAPTGPEGPAALALENLAALRGFAWEGLAA is encoded by the coding sequence ATGCAGGACCCCGCCCACCTCTCCCTCACGGAACGGCGCAAGGCGGAGACCCGCATGGAGATCGCCCGGGCGGCGGCGGGCCTCTTCGTACGGCGGGGCCTGCGGGCCACGCGCGCGGAGGACATCGCACAGGCCGCCGGCATCGCGCCCCGCACGTTCTACCGCTACTTCGCCACGAAAGAGGAGTCGGTCGCCCCGCTCTACGCGGCGGGCGCCCGCCGCTGGGCGGAGGCGGTACGGTCGGCCCCCGCCTCCCTCTCCGTCCCCGAGGCCCTCGAACACGCCGTCCGGCACACCCTGACCCCCGGCGCCGGGGTCTCCGCGGCCTCCTGGGAATGGGTCCGCACCCTGATCCACCTGGCCGACGCGAGCCCGGCCCTTCGCAAGGTGTGGGCCGACGTGTGCCAGTCCTGCGACCAGCTCCTGACATCGATCCTCGCGGAGCGCACGGGCGCCTCCGGCGAGGCCGCCGCCCCGCCCGCCCGCCTCCGCTTCGCCGCGGCGGTGGCCGGTGCGGCGGTCAGGGTGGCCGTCGAATCCTGGGCCGCGGGCACGGCCGCCCCCACGGGGCCGGAGGGACCGGCAGCCCTGGCCCTGGAGAACCTGGCGGCGCTGCGGGGGTTCGCGTGGGAGGGGTTGGCCGCGTAG
- a CDS encoding YafY family protein, with product MTTDTPARLLQLLSLLQTPREWPGGELAERLGVSRRTVRRDIDRLRELGYPVEASKGADGGYRLVAGKAMPPLLLDDEETVAIAVGLRAGAGHAVAGVDEASVRALAKLEQVLPARLRHRVTTLQAATTPLTSGDGASIAPETLTVMASAVAGRERLRFAYRAADGSGTRRQAEPYRLVSTGRRWYLVAYDLDRGDWRTFRVDRVSEPFATGARFAPREMPTGSAAEFLRRSIQRRQETYGFAVAFAGSVAEVGSRLPGWLGTPVEEEGGGGWCVVRGDTGDPVEWLAVRLAMVGCEFVVREPAELVACVAELGGRLSRAAGGA from the coding sequence ATGACGACGGACACCCCGGCCCGCCTGCTCCAGCTCCTGTCTCTTCTCCAGACGCCCCGCGAATGGCCCGGCGGTGAGCTCGCCGAGCGGCTCGGGGTCTCGCGGCGTACCGTGCGGCGCGACATCGACCGGCTGCGGGAACTCGGATATCCCGTGGAGGCCAGCAAGGGGGCGGACGGCGGGTACCGGCTGGTCGCCGGGAAGGCGATGCCGCCGCTGCTGCTCGACGACGAGGAGACCGTCGCCATCGCGGTCGGGCTGCGGGCCGGGGCGGGGCATGCCGTGGCGGGGGTGGACGAGGCGTCGGTGCGGGCGCTGGCGAAGCTGGAGCAGGTGCTGCCGGCCCGGCTGCGGCACCGGGTGACCACGCTCCAGGCCGCGACCACGCCGCTGACCAGCGGGGACGGGGCGAGTATCGCGCCCGAGACGCTGACCGTGATGGCGTCGGCGGTCGCGGGGCGGGAGCGGTTGCGGTTCGCCTACCGGGCGGCGGACGGGAGCGGGACGCGGCGCCAGGCGGAGCCGTACCGGCTGGTGTCGACGGGGCGGCGCTGGTACCTCGTGGCGTACGACCTCGACCGCGGCGACTGGCGGACCTTCCGGGTCGACCGGGTGAGCGAGCCGTTCGCCACCGGCGCGCGGTTCGCTCCGCGGGAGATGCCGACGGGGAGTGCGGCGGAATTCCTGCGGCGGTCCATCCAGCGGCGGCAGGAGACGTACGGGTTCGCCGTCGCGTTCGCCGGGTCGGTGGCGGAGGTGGGGTCGCGGCTGCCGGGGTGGCTGGGGACACCGGTGGAGGAGGAAGGGGGCGGGGGCTGGTGTGTGGTGCGGGGGGACACCGGGGATCCCGTGGAGTGGCTGGCGGTGCGGCTGGCGATGGTGGGCTGCGAGTTCGTGGTCCGGGAGCCTGCCGAACTGGTGGCCTGCGTCGCGGAGTTGGGGGGCCGGTTGAGTCGGGCGGCCGGGGGCGCGTGA
- a CDS encoding DeoR/GlpR family DNA-binding transcription regulator: MYAPERQQEILRLARDGGRVDVVSLAEEFQVTQETIRRDLKALDRAGLVRRVHGGAIPAGRLDFEPDLAERESTSADEKDRIAKAALSELPTEGTLILDAGSTVARLAAAIPLEASLTVVTHSLPIAARLADHPGIQLHLVGGRVRHRTRAAVDAWALRAYGEIRADVLFVAANGFSADQGLTTPDLAEAAVKRAAVAAARRVVLLADSAKHGQEHFARFGDMGDVDLLITDSALSPEDAAAIERGGTEVVRA, translated from the coding sequence ATGTACGCACCGGAGCGGCAGCAGGAGATCCTCCGGCTCGCCCGTGACGGCGGCCGGGTGGACGTCGTGTCGCTCGCCGAGGAGTTCCAGGTCACGCAGGAGACGATCCGCCGCGACCTGAAGGCTCTCGACCGGGCCGGCCTCGTCCGCCGGGTGCACGGCGGCGCCATCCCGGCCGGGCGGCTCGACTTCGAGCCGGACCTCGCCGAACGCGAGTCCACCTCGGCCGACGAGAAGGACCGCATCGCCAAGGCCGCCCTCTCCGAACTGCCGACCGAGGGCACCCTGATCCTCGACGCCGGTTCCACGGTCGCCCGGCTGGCCGCGGCCATCCCGCTGGAGGCGTCCCTCACCGTCGTCACCCACAGCCTCCCGATCGCGGCCCGCCTCGCCGACCACCCGGGCATCCAGCTCCACCTCGTCGGGGGGCGCGTACGGCACCGTACGCGCGCCGCCGTGGACGCCTGGGCGCTGCGCGCGTACGGCGAGATCCGGGCCGACGTCCTCTTCGTCGCCGCCAACGGCTTCTCCGCCGACCAGGGCCTGACCACCCCCGACCTCGCCGAGGCCGCGGTCAAGCGGGCGGCCGTCGCCGCGGCCCGCCGGGTGGTCCTGCTCGCCGACTCCGCCAAGCACGGTCAGGAGCACTTCGCCCGCTTCGGCGACATGGGCGATGTGGACCTGCTGATCACCGACAGCGCGCTGAGCCCCGAGGACGCCGCCGCCATCGAGCGCGGCGGCACGGAAGTAGTACGAGCATGA
- the pfkB gene encoding 1-phosphofructokinase has protein sequence MILTVTPNPSLDRTYEVPALERGEVIRASGERMDPGGKGVNVSRAVAAAGRRTVAVLPLGGAPGALVADLLDAQGIEVAPVPVAGATRSNIALAESDGVLTKINAPGPELTAQEQELLLETVREQSRDADWIACCGSLPRGLAPSWYADVVARAHAGGARIALDTSGRALLEALRARPDVVKPNAEELAEAVGRPLATVGDALKAAEELRGMGARAVLASLGADGQLLVEDEGAWFASARVDTVRSNVGAGDSSLAGFLIAGGSGPKALASAVAHGAAAVQLPGSVMPTPADLDPTAVTLTDRVPVDRELTEPVS, from the coding sequence ATGATCCTCACCGTCACCCCCAACCCCTCCCTCGACCGGACCTACGAGGTTCCCGCCCTGGAGCGCGGCGAGGTCATCCGCGCCTCCGGCGAGCGCATGGACCCGGGCGGGAAGGGCGTCAACGTCTCGCGTGCGGTCGCCGCCGCCGGCCGCCGCACGGTCGCCGTCCTGCCGCTGGGCGGTGCGCCGGGCGCGCTCGTCGCCGACCTGCTCGACGCCCAGGGCATCGAGGTCGCGCCGGTCCCGGTCGCCGGGGCCACCCGCTCTAATATCGCCCTCGCCGAGTCCGACGGGGTGCTCACCAAGATCAACGCGCCGGGTCCGGAACTCACCGCCCAGGAACAGGAACTGCTCCTGGAGACCGTGCGCGAGCAGTCCCGCGACGCCGACTGGATCGCCTGCTGCGGCAGCCTGCCGCGCGGCCTCGCGCCCTCCTGGTACGCCGACGTCGTCGCCCGGGCACACGCCGGGGGCGCACGCATCGCGCTGGACACCTCGGGGCGCGCGCTGCTCGAAGCGCTGCGCGCGCGGCCCGACGTGGTGAAGCCGAACGCCGAGGAGCTCGCGGAGGCCGTCGGGCGCCCCCTGGCCACGGTGGGCGACGCGCTGAAGGCGGCCGAGGAGCTGCGCGGCATGGGTGCCCGCGCCGTCCTCGCCAGCCTGGGCGCCGACGGCCAGCTGCTCGTCGAGGACGAGGGCGCCTGGTTCGCGAGCGCCCGCGTGGACACCGTCCGCAGCAACGTCGGCGCCGGCGACTCCTCCCTCGCCGGTTTCCTCATCGCCGGCGGCAGCGGCCCGAAGGCGCTCGCCTCCGCCGTCGCGCACGGCGCCGCCGCCGTCCAGCTGCCCGGCAGCGTGATGCCCACCCCGGCCGACCTGGACCCCACGGCGGTGACCCTCACCGACCGCGTCCCCGTCGACCGCGAACTGACGGAGCCGGTGTCATGA